The Candidatus Micrarchaeota archaeon nucleotide sequence AGCATGTCGGACCAGCCCATTACGCCCAGGCCTATTCTCCTAATGGCCCTGCTGACCCTGTCTATCTCGGGTATAGGGTACCTGTTCGCCTCTACCACGTTGTCAAGGAACCTTGTGGCCAGCCTTGTAACCCTTTTCAGCTCGTCCCAGTCTATCTCGTAATGATCGCCAGCGCTCTTCACCATCTTCGCAAGGTTTATGGAGCCAAGGTTGCACGAGTCGTAAGGGTACAAAGGCTGCTCTCCGCATGGGTTAGTAGATTCGACAGGGCCATAGCTCGGAACAGGGTTTGCATAGCTTGAGTTTATCCTGTCAAGGAAGACCAGTCCTGGATCTCCTGTCTTCCATGCCATTGTGACTATGAGGTTCCATACGGCCCTTGCGTTGAGCTTCCCAACAGTAAGGCCGTTGTGCGGGTTTACTAGCATGTAGTCCTTGTTGTCCTTCAATGCCTTCATGAACGCATCGGTAATGCCAACTGATATGTTGAAGTTCCTCAATGTTCCCTCGTTCTCCTTGAGCACTATGAAGTCCAGTATGTTGGGATGGTCTACGCGAAGTATGCCCATGTTCGCACCCCTTCTTTTGCCCCCCTGCTTTATCTCCTCAGTTGATGCGTCGAATATCTTCATGAAGGAAATCGGCCCGGATGCGACTCCGTGCGTCGATCCGACGAAATCGTTCGAGGGCCTAAGTCTTGAGAAGGCGAATCCTGTGCCTCCGCCGGTCTTGTGGACCAGGGCCTGGTACTTCAGCGCGTCGTATATTTCCGGTATCGAATCCCCTACAGGTATCACGAAGCATGCGCTCAATTGCCCGTCCTTGGTGCCTGCATTCATTAGCGTGGGCGAGTTCGGCATGAACTTGGAGGTTGCCATCAGGTCGTAGAACTCCTGCTCGATCTTCATGACATCCTCGCTGCTCTTCCCGAATACCGCCTCTGCGCCTGCTATCGCCTTTGCCACCCTGCCGAAGAGCTGCTGCGGCGACTCTATTATCTTGCCCTGGTCGTTCTTGAGCAGGTACCTTGCTGCGAGCACTATCACAGAATTTATGGATACCTTCAGGCTGTCGTTCGGTATGCCAAGGGATCTCCTGAACGTGCGCAGCTCTGCGCGCTTGTTCCTATATAGAATATAACTCTTTGCCACTTTCGGCTCGTTCTGCATGAGCGCGTTCTCGACCGCATCCTGTATCTCCTCTACCCCTATCTCCTCCTTGTTGGTATTGGCCAGGTTCTTTACTATCACTTCCGTTATGACATTTGCGGACTTGGCGTTTTCCGACTCCTCCCTTGTCTTGTAAACCTCGTTGAAGGCCTTTGAAACGGCGAGTTCAATCTTAGAAGAGTCAAACGCAACCTTTGACTTGTCTCTCTTGATAGTGTATTTCGGATTTGTCTGGTCCATTGAGTCACCCAACTCTAGTAAATCTCACAAATGCTTTAAAAATGCTTGCTTTCTTTGAGTTGTAAAAAAATATCATCCCTTTTATGCACACATTTATAAACCTGCCTGGTAACCAAAAAATGCCTGTTATTGTCGTCGGTTTATCATCGTGCCGGTTCGTGCCTTTTGCACTCACTTCCGAGTACCTGACATTACATTTTTATATATATCATAATATGATATATATGCGCTGTTGGTGCGAATGCCTGACATTGAGATAAAGAACATGGTGAAGCTTTTTACGGTGCTGCTGCTTAGCGAGAAGCCCCAGCACGGCTATGAAATCATGAAGGAGGTTGAGCGGAGGTCAGGGAAAAAGGCCAGTCCTGGGCAGATATACCCGTTCCTCAAACAGCTCAAGAAATACAATTATGTAGAAACCAGGGGCAGGAAGGAGAGGGACAAACAGGCCTATTATCTGACTCCGTCAGGGAGGAAGTTCGTGGCAAGGCTTTCAGACAAGTTCGGGGACATGTTCGAGATTGCAATAAAATCCAAGCTTACTACGTGCGCACACTGCAGCTGCGAGATATACAAGGGAGGGTACAGGAAAAAGATGGGCGGCAGGTACCTTAATTTCTGCTGTAAGAACTGCGCAAAGAGCTATGGGCCAGCAGGTGAATAAGGTGGCGAAGAGCACAACGAGCAGGGCATACTACAGATTTGCATTGATTGGGGCGCTAGTGCTCATTGCAGTAGCTGCGATGCTGTTTTTGGCAACATCCTCTTCGTATACCAATTCTTGGTCATCGATTGGCCCGGGCTTCGGCATGGTGCATTACTGGAACTTCAGCGGCGAAACGCTGCTTAACTCTAGCCAGTTGGGCAGCATGATCGCAACCGAGTCCTCCGCATCGGTATCGAACAATACTCTGTACTTCAACGGCAGCGATGTAAGGATGGTGGTGCTTATGGGACCGATGGGTAAAAACCAGAGCATGTATTCTTTTGTGATAGATAACCTTACCAATCCAACGCTTGTCTTCCAGAAGGGAGCAAGAGTAACGATGTTTGTTGTTAACATAGATACAGATGCCAGCCATTCTCTAACCGTGGTGGATGAAGACCCTCCATACTCATACGGTATGATGCCCATGATGATGTATTCATATGCTAGCAGCATGATGCTCCCCCCAAACTCAAACGAATACTTCGGGCAGGAGGTTTCTTTCTCGGCAAATGGCGATGCGTACTACATATGCACAGTGCCAGGACATGCTCAGAAGGGCATGTACGGCAGGATAATCGCGGAGTGAAATATGTTTATTATATGGTGGAAAGATGAAAGATCTCATATGCGGAATGGAAGTGAATGAAAGCTCTAAGTTCAAGAGCAGCTACAAAGGCAAGCAGTACGCTTTCTGCTCAAGTAAATGCAAGGAAACTTTTGACAGGACGCCTGATAAATATGCCAAAGGATAAAATCACGTATCAATGCAGCATATGCAAACTGCATTATGCGGATAAAACTCTGGCCGACAAATGCCATGAATGGTGCTCAACACATAAAAGCTGCAATCTTGAAACTGCAAAGCAGTCGATAGAAGCAAAAGGGCAAAATACGTGATTAGGTGGGAATACGCTAGTGAAAATACACACGGAAATTGAGATCAGCAATACTGCAAGAACTATCTTTGAGTATGCCTCAAATCCCAAGAACTGGACCGCATCCAATCCAAAAGAGCATAGAGGATTGAGGTACTACAACGGAAAAAACAGGCCCGAGACTGGGGTGGAATTTTATCAAAAGGAGATTGCTGCGGGATTCTACAACGATCTCAAGGGTCACATACTGTATGTTGATTTTCCTTATACTGTAGTATGGCGCGGTCTTGCTAAGTATAGGCTACTTGGCCCATTATTCACCTTTTATCTGGCAGAGGGGGGTCTAGTAAGGGTCAGGGAGAAAAATGGCGTATCAAAAATGAGCCACGACTACTACATTGATTTCCCCGATTCCTTCACGGGCAAAATTCTTCACTGGTATTTTACAAAGAAAGACGTAAAACACAAGCTTTTTACCCACGGCAATAATGAACTGAAGTTTTTCAAAAAAATGCTGGACAAAAAATAATATGTGTGATTTAGATGGCAACAGACCCTGTTTGCGGAATGAATGTTGACGAGAAAACATCCAAACTGGTCAGCGAGCAGCAAGGAAGAAAATACTATTTCTGCAGCACAACCTGCAAGATACAGTTCGAAAAGCCGGAAAAGGAGCTGAAGGAGCTGAAGACAGCACTGGCGGTTTCGTGGCCGATCACCATCATCGTCGCGATACTTACGTATGCACTCCATCTAGGCTACGGCAATTATGTAATGCTCGTCCTTGCAAGCATCGTGCAGTTTTACGCAGGGCAGAGGTTTTATGCAGGGATCATTGACGCTGTTAAGAACAAATCAGCAAACATGGATACCCTGATAGCCCTTGGCACTACCGCGGCATGGGCATACAGCACTGTAGTCACCCTATTCCCATCAATTTTCCCTACTGGTGGAATCTACTTTGACACGTCCACAATCATAATCTCACTGATACTTACAGGAACATACATGCAGAGGATTGCAGAATCAAGGGCATCAACCGCGGTTTCAGCATTGATAGCATTGCAGCCAAAGATAGCGCACAGGATTGAAGGGGACAAGGTAGTGGACACTGCAATAGAACAGGTTAAGGAAGGGGATATCCTTCTGGTAAAGCCAGGTGAGAAGATGCCTACCGATTCTGTGGTCTTGGAGGGCGAGAGTTCGGTTGACGAATCGATGATCACAGGGGAGAGCATGCCTCTGACCAAGAGGGCTGGGGACAAAGTTATAGGGGGCACTGTAAATTCAACAAGCTCGCTGAGAGT carries:
- a CDS encoding YHS domain-containing protein, which produces MKDLICGMEVNESSKFKSSYKGKQYAFCSSKCKETFDRTPDKYAKG
- a CDS encoding adenosylcobalamin-dependent ribonucleoside-diphosphate reductase produces the protein MDQTNPKYTIKRDKSKVAFDSSKIELAVSKAFNEVYKTREESENAKSANVITEVIVKNLANTNKEEIGVEEIQDAVENALMQNEPKVAKSYILYRNKRAELRTFRRSLGIPNDSLKVSINSVIVLAARYLLKNDQGKIIESPQQLFGRVAKAIAGAEAVFGKSSEDVMKIEQEFYDLMATSKFMPNSPTLMNAGTKDGQLSACFVIPVGDSIPEIYDALKYQALVHKTGGGTGFAFSRLRPSNDFVGSTHGVASGPISFMKIFDASTEEIKQGGKRRGANMGILRVDHPNILDFIVLKENEGTLRNFNISVGITDAFMKALKDNKDYMLVNPHNGLTVGKLNARAVWNLIVTMAWKTGDPGLVFLDRINSSYANPVPSYGPVESTNPCGEQPLYPYDSCNLGSINLAKMVKSAGDHYEIDWDELKRVTRLATRFLDNVVEANRYPIPEIDRVSRAIRRIGLGVMGWSDMLIKLGMRYDSNEALLLAEQIMSFITQNARKMSEELAEERGPFPEFHNSIWARLGFKPLRNSTVTTIAPTGTISIIAGGTSQGIEPIFSIVYLRNVSESLGSNLIEVNNEFESYALEYGFYSDELMHKLANTVSIQGFDEIPEQVRKLFVTAHDISPEWHVKMQAAFQKHTDNGVSKTINFPNWATPQDIEEAYQLAWKLGCKGITVYRDASKSVQVLQSVKGAVQQKSLTEIRKEHEKSKEEVTPMSMSAISIEAERYSLTIGKEQRCPECSTVMIPGSGCLTCPRCAYSKCE
- a CDS encoding PadR family transcriptional regulator, with amino-acid sequence MPDIEIKNMVKLFTVLLLSEKPQHGYEIMKEVERRSGKKASPGQIYPFLKQLKKYNYVETRGRKERDKQAYYLTPSGRKFVARLSDKFGDMFEIAIKSKLTTCAHCSCEIYKGGYRKKMGGRYLNFCCKNCAKSYGPAGE